The genomic DNA GTGCTACTCTTTAATGTTTATAGATTTCAgtgaatttagttttaataagacgatgaatttatataaatattgaataactatGATTTAGTTTCTTGTGTGGAGTGACTATTAGACTGGAGCAAATCGATACATTTTGCGTTTGAAGAAGTTACTCTAACATCGTATTTTTAGTTCATCCGCCATATTGGCGTTAATATCTCTTCGTAAgtcttttttcataatttttagcTTTACTGGTATTAATTTGATGTATATTTCATACTATTTTGTTGCTGTTTTCGTAGGGCTGCATAATAAGTTAAAGTAGAGTGTGCATGTTGCTTGTATTgagcaatatttttaacattttgttcatGGCCTCTTTAAGGCAATTTTCTCCCATTTCTAGTTACTGGCGTCGAGTTAATTTCAGTAATCTAATATTAAAGAATTCTATAACTTATTACTTAATGATTGGCCTTAACCAATTATATTGGaatcaaacattgttttgtagATAGTTGTTTTATTGTACCTGTTCGTATCTTATGAAATAGATGTTAAGAAACAAAGCTGtacgttatattttaattcttggactataatttcaaatatatattcgTGCcaaatctgttattttttattgatgtttttacCTCAGTACCTCATACCTAAATCCACTTAAATTCAAAACTCAAAACTCAAAGAATGTTCTAGATCATTTATACGCTCTCCTTAGCGTCATCCTGCTATGTGTATTGCTGATGAGTCATTTGGCAAGTCTAGGTTTCCCCATGTTTCACCATAATCAAAGCTTGGTTAGTTGTTGGTGGTAGTTGTATACTAGATATTGTATTGAGATGCATGTCTAACTTCCATTTACACATGCATGATGCCTTGTGCCAATTTGAGAAAGTACCTAATATGTCAAACTTAATTTTTGGTCATCActcaaaaaaactaaaagcatCACAAGTATTGGTTTAAAAACAGAACAACGAATAAGAAACATACTTGAATGTGTTAAATGGTTGTTGTTCTCAAATAATTGAATGCACCTATTCAAGAAGCCAAACAGCCATAAACCataattatgagaaaatatataatatataaggTATCTAAGTCAGCGCATATTTAGAAACatcataaataatgaaaaaaacaaacttgaaatGAATTTAAGgttttgaatatatttgaaTGCTTACACAAATAAACCAATATTTCATCTATGCCTACACACTTTTTGTTTACCTTAATAAACGCATGTGTAGCTAAAACTAAATAGAAGCTTAGATTCATGGTTTGTCATTCTTGTTTACATAACAGACACTGTTTTGAATTTTCTGCATCATAATAATACACTCAAAATTGgtcatattatataaaatttgaagtctattgaaatatttgtaaatagatTTTACATTGATTGGTGAAACAAAATTTCTagaaaatcaaatcaatattgCTATGCTTCTTGCATGACTATTTGAGTTATCTggcatattattaatatataagtcCAATATGTAAGTCCAATATTCTACTGAATTTTAGTATGTTTActgctttattattaaaaagctaaTGGTTATCAATAATATGGGCATgaatgaaacataaaaaattgaatttataatttttatactatttctGTCTTCAACACTTCTTAAAAATGTAAGACATACATATagaagaaattacaaaaattacatatttaattgaaaaaaatatttttttttgttacaggtcAGACAACATTGCTGTTGCATAGTCAAGAGCATTCTGGTgcttaaatattcatatttcccTACCCTGCAGTCCAATGCAAGGTAAATATAagcattatacaaaaaactaactgatattagtattttatttagagGTATTTTAAGTAGGAAATATTGAATGTACTACTTAATGTGCACTACAGGATTATATTAActatacatataaacaaataactgaGCATACATCATTTCTATAGGTAAGATATTATGtgaaaaattttaaatgtgttgttctagattaaaaaattacatcactTTCAATGTATATTTCTTTCAGGTAGGATTTTTATTTGTCTATGAATGGGATGACCTGCTTCTAGGTGCTAAAGCaccaacatatttatattatgatagAACGGTTTAATGTTAAAAGAGGGTTTAGCTGATGCCTCTTAGTCAGAAATTGGATGAGCCTCTTGTTACGATTGAGGTGAGAGTTTCTTTGATGGTGCTAGTAATTACTATTTGCATCATTTTGTAATATCTACTACAGTAGTTGTGTAACTTTGGCAGGTAGATTGCTGACTCCAGCACAATGCAGCAAGCAGTCGATCCTCTCGCTACCACCAGCACGGtaagtaattatgtatgtaGAGTAAAATCAACAACAATAGTATTTAGATGTTTACACTATGGCTGCATGTATGGGAAGTAACATTTATACCATTAATTACCCTTTCATATGATAATTTAACACTTCACTTGATAGCAAAAACAATTTGCCAATGACTGCCACTACTATTTGGGTATTGCACTTTTAACAAGAATTATGACATGTGATAAAGGTGTTAAATTCAACATAttaagtaataagtaataaacCTATACgcaatgtattaaaatacatatatgatTTGTACAGCCTACGGCGGAGCCGGTCAATGGCGCACCCCCTGACGAACCCGCGCGGCGGCAGGGCCGGATGACGAATCAGCTTCAATTCCTACAAAAGAACGTAATGAAGGCGGTTTGGAAGCATCAGTTTGCTTGGCCTTTTCACCAACCAGTAGATgctaaaaaattaaatctaccTGTAAGTATTAGTTAACTTTAcacattactttaaaagatgaacactaaacttaaaataaactgaattatGTGAACTTTGTTtaatgaaatctatttttagGACTACcataaaataatcaagaaaCCTATGGATTTGGGAACCATTAAAAAGCGACTTGAGTCGAATTACTATTATTCAGCCCAAGAATGTATTCAAGATTTCAATACCATGTTTACCAACTGTTATGTCTACAACAAGCCTGGAGAAGATGTTGTGGTCATGGCACAGACCCTGGAGAAACTTTTTCTTAATCGGGTAAGTAATGATCAATTGGTAAAAActgaaattttgaataattttagaacattttctgtaaaaaatgATGTAAGCTAAAAAAGACCTTTATGAAGCCGCCATTTTGTAGCAAGGTTAGTTGCATCATGCAACCTTGCAAGCCTCTCAGTTTAGGAAAGACAAATAGATTTGTGATTAATGGTATTCATAACACTCGGATCGagacttcattaaaattaagtgttATTTAACTGTACACATTCAGAATTATTAAATCATCTCTCTCAGCCACAACAAATATTCTGGATCCACAGATAGCACAGATGGATAAAGAGGAAAAGGAAATCGAAGCGCCGTCGAAAGGGGGCGGTAAAGGTGGGGTAAAGAAGCGGGGCACGTTACCGGGCGGCGCGGGACTGGGCGCGGGCGCGACGCCCAcgccggccgcgccgcccgcgccgcgcgccgccgtcAAGGCCAtgccgcccgcgccgcaccCCGCGCTCGTGGGCTCCACCAACACCACCACCACGCCCGCCAtcagcgcgccgcccgccacgcCGCCCGCCACGCACACCGGCCTGCCGCAGCAGGTCACTATGCGCCTCATTGATTTCAATGTAAGCTTTGAATACTTCTAAAGATCTAGACATTTATGTACGCCGTCGTTTGCCTCAGGTCGCCACGCAGCCCTCGAGTTTTCATGTGACCCAGCCACCAGCGCCGCCCGTATCTACCATCCCGGCGGTCACTCTATCTCAAACGCAGCCGGCAAAGGTACTAAGTTATTCCAGTCTTTTCTGTATTTATATTCTAGGGCAGGAAGAGTGGAACAGTCTAGTTTTATCTTTGTTGATTATCTTTGTTTAAAAGGTTAAAAAGGGAGTTAAAAGAAAAGCCGATACGACAACACCTATGGGGAGTTCCTTTGAAGGTGGATATACTACACCTACAATTGATCAGCAAAGTGGTCCTAAACCTGCGAAGATTTCTACTAGAAGAGAAAGCGGACGCCAGAAAAAGGTACTTAGTGGTTCCAATGTTACTTGTTCTTCAATGTGGAAGTAGTAGAATTGTTCATGATACatcattttattacgtttttaggCGAGTAGGACTGGAGACGATAGCTTCAAAATGGGTGGATTATCGCCGACCGGAGCGGGTGCTTCCCACCACAATGTTATGACACCCCAGCTTGCTAAGAGTAAAGAAAAACTGTCTGATGCTCTCAAAAgttgtaatgaaattttaaaggaACTATTCTCTAAAAAACATTCagtaagtatttctttttaattactcTTAAATCTACATTTCTGATTCACCTATGACAAAGAATCTTCTGCTACACCAATTTTTTTCGACAGGGTTATGCCTGGCCGTTTTATAAACCTGTAGATGCTGAATTGCTTGGACTTcatgattattttgatattattaagaAACCTATGGACCTCGGCACGGTGAAACAAAAGATGGATAATAGAGCATATAAAACAGCTGCCGAATTCGCCGCCGATGTACGTCTAATATTTACCAATTGCTATAAATATAACCCACCGGACCATGATGTGGTAGCAATGGCTAGAAAACTACAAGACGTCTTCGAAATGAGGTAACTTCTATTgctgatataaaacaaaacataaaaccattgaaaattctttaactgtgacatttttttgtagatatgCCAAGATTCCCGATGAACCCGTCCATGTTGGCGTTCCGCATATGGATAAGGGAAGCTCAGCGTCAAGTTCGGAATCTGGCTCTGAATCGGATTCTGAATCAGACGATTCGGAAGAAGAGAGAAATAACAAAGTAAAGCTATTAGAAAAAGAATTGctagcgcttcaagaaaaaatgAGAAAGTTAGTAGAAGAATCTAATAACAAAAAGAAGGCTAAGAAGAAAGTTAAAGATAAGCAAAAGAAACAAGTTCCGAACAATGCCGTACCGAAAGCCAATGCGGCAGCAGCGTACGCGGCTAAAGCAAACAATATCAGTGAAAATATAGGTAAGCACTTTATTCATGTTGAATCTCTTGCAGGAGAACAATATAGAAAGGGACTTGGACAAATTAAGTTacttttatgagataatttgcaAGATCTCCACATCATTGGTTCTAAACTACCTTGAGAAACTTCatagaaaaaatgtttagaattttgtttgtgtgaaagtttaaatatcacGCAAACATTGACTTATGTATCTTGTTGTAGCTGCGAGCACCGTGCGCGGCAAGACGGGCAGcaagcgcggcggcggcggcggcgcgggcggcaaGGCgggcgcccgcgccgccgcgctcgGCAAGAAGAAgagcgcgccgcccgccgcgccgccgccgccgcacccgCCGCCGCATGTCGACACCGACGACGAGGACCAGGCCAAGCCCATGTCCTACGACGAGAAGCGCCAGCTCTCGCTCGATATCAACAAACTGCCTGGTAAATACTTTCTATCCATATACTTTTCTTTTTCCTATGGACTCGAAAGCAACTTGattagaatgaaataaaattatctaaaagcTTAACATTCGAAGTTGgcgccaatatttttttatgataacatatactaattatttttttgtctaggAAGATgcatataatatacttatttttgttatacagGTGACAAACTTGGCAAAgtagttcacattatacaaagTAGAGAACCCTCTTTACGAGACTCTAATCCTGACGAAATCGAAATTGATTTCGAAACTCTAAAACCGTCGACGCTTCGTGAACTAGAAAACTACGTGGCCTCATGTCTACGGAAAAAGACACGTAAGCCTTATTGTGAGTTGAACCAACATTATTTACCTTTTCCTTCCATCCTACAACTCCTATTACTCATTTTGTTTATAACCTTTTGTTTAGATTTGTGAACCTGATAAACAAGTGTTTTTGTGAAATAACTCATACACTTATTCGATACTATTATGTAACCTTATCCTATCCTATAAGTCCAACCCTTGCTCCCTTCCTTTGGCAAATAATGTTGGCGAAACTAAATtgtccattatttttttattcgtgactttcaaattattatttctgtcATTTAATTTACAGATCGTAAAGTATCTGGTAAATCTAAAGACGAACAAATAGCAGAAAAGAAACAAGAATTAGAAAAAAGGTTGCAAGATGTATCTGGGCAACTAGGAACAAACAAAAAGCAACAGCAGAAAAAAGGTCagtaatacttttaattttgttaaatttgtatTCAGTGTAATGAGCTGGTTTCTAAgactattttattatgttatttactttaGTTATGTTATATTTGTTAACATAATGTTTTTGCCAGCAGAGGGTTGCAAGGAGGCACTCGGCGGCGGTATGTCGTCGTCGTCGAGCTCGTCCGACTCTTCCAACTCTTCGTCGAGCACGGACACCAGCTCTTCAGACAGCAGTGATAGTGAAGCAGGTTAGATCACATTGCCGTCGACTTACGTAACTGATCCTATCATTTCGTTCACAGACAGACACAAAGTATAGCACTGAGTGGTACCTTATTTGTACCATATGATGTAAATTACAGTTTTAGTAATAGATTTTAATGATACttgcatttaaattaagatGGATATTTCACTTTGTATGGATATGTTCAAATGCTTGAgatatataaatagatataggTTATTAGCAATTTTTTCATGAACATTTCAAAGATGGAACTTAAAGTTTTTACCTTtgccagtattttttattgatatgacCGAACTACacacatttctttatttttaatatgaaatgcAATTTTAACCGTTTTAATGTGTTTCTAGTCTAAAATTATGACAGTGACCGAATGAATGATAAGAAAATGACCAGGGAAATTTGCTATAACTCTAAGTAACATCTACTGAGATATGTGTTATTGTGtatgtgttattttgtttagatgAAGGTAATTATGTGAAAGCACATGTTGGGGACAAAGTTTTCcctcatattatttatatagtatttatttattaaagactcAATACTGAggatttaaaacatattttttatcttatttggCAGTCGTGCctctcatttataatttatagatGAGTGTGCCTCCATTAAGTATTGAATtaggtaataattaaatgttgtcATGAACATGATCATTTATATTAGCTAATAAATGAAGGAAATAATTTAACAGCCATAGTGTGATTGTGTTAGTTAATTGTTTTGTCAAATGGGGATAAATTGTATCAGGTGCTAAAATCGTGACTTTTACGTAAAGATGAGAAATGAGTTAAGTAAGCACTATGATTTTAAGTAAATTCAGAGCATCCCCAAAACTGTGTAAACTATTGTTTGTGTTGAGAGTATGAGTGAGTCCTGTGAAAGTAGTtttgagtaaatattattttcattactgTGATATTGGAGAGGGATACCACCTGAAGTATGATTCAATAATGTATAATATGAGTCTATAGTGCGCATTATAAGAAATGTTGGTAAAGGCACAAAACAGTTGTTAGTGAGGAGAGGAAGCCAGCTTTGGTGTTCACTGATACTATGATATTGGTGCCGGTAAGCGTTATATGTCATCTGGTTTGCTTTAAAACCAATAGGAAATAccttttcatattaatatttttaactatatcATGTCCTCAAACGCGATGTTCTTTCATTTGCATCCTTAAAGTTTCGATCTCTTGTATGGATTATTATTGGAAAGTTCAGATCTCACGGTTACTAATTGCTTTTGAGTGTGAAATTTAAACCCACTTAATAATGATTGAGGCTTGAAAACTATTATAAGAACAATAATAGATAGTAGTGTCGGTACGTCCAGTGTTGCGAAGCGAAGAGGATCTCCGAAGCAGCTGGCGAGTCAGCGCAGCCGTAGGGACTATTGCAAACAATTGTGTAAGGACGGATACCAACTTAGCAAGCAAAATTAGCCCTATGATGGACTCAGTTCTCATTTTGTTACAATGGAGGATGTAATTTTGTGACATGTTGTAGTTAAAAATTTAGTAATTGAAAAGGTATGTTTTATTGGTTTAATGCTTGATACACCTTGATGCTTGCTCTCAAAAATTTTATGTGACGTGTGGATCAAAATTGtctatataaacataaaaaaatacctaaagcTGGCCTCCTTCCTTCACAAATTGTTTGCAAACTTTGTTAATGATTGTCGTGGATTTATATACTTTTGTATTAGTGATTGAAACTTCATGATTACTAGGTTTTGTTTCCTTATGTCTATCAGTgtaaacgtattttatttatcgtgtACCATATTATGTCTGAAACTAAAGGTAAATTAGTAGCTACAACATACAGGCATCTATGTTTGGCAATCGATTGtgatattaaaatagatatttgtGGTTCTATTTAACAAGCAGAACAATATacaaaatctattaaataatgGATGCATTGCTTTAGATGTGCGAGCCAATACTAgtgtatcattaaataaatatattaagtgaGAAAACAAGAACAGAAATTATGaaggtaaaatatattatgatagcAGTACTTTGGTTGCCTgatagataatataaaaaatgtaatgctataaatcttttaagttcgaaattaaagtcaactttaaaataaaagttaaaatttacagttttatgTTTTGGCTATACAGAACTCGAGCTTCCAAGGCCACAGCAAACTCGAACAAAACACTGCTCTATATAGTCTATTACCTTTGTATtagtttgtataaataattatttcgtaacaaacaaacacagtCATGTAAACTACTGTCTTGAGGATTggatatacaaaatatatatgtaattttagttattttttatgacaagttttatttcactaatcaaggtttaatacaaatattttgttttcttttatttatttcactcatcaaatgttttattatggATGAAAAATTGCATATACATGtataaacttttacaaattGAGAGTCACATTGacagtaatttttaatttattgggtTTTTCAGAGGCCTTTCTATTAAGATACTGTGACACTCCTTGTAATACAGATAAAGTAGGCCCCATAAACTAATTTTGCttgttgtaaatataaattaaattcttcaaaTACATCACATTTTATGATCGGCGACGGGGTAGGTAAAATGTTGACCATTTTACATACCAAGTTTACTTATGTTTTATTGTCATCTTATTTAGAAAGTTTTACactatgaatattatttaagattatattattcacaTTGAGTAGCTCAATTGAATCAGACTAGAacaattagtatttaaattttgttggaTAATGTGAGAGTATAAGGGGAACAACTCCCAAAGCAATCTCTATTTTAACCAATAGTCCATTACTTACATAGTATATATTTTGTCAAGTACAATTTGCAGGTTGCTTCAAAAGATCTATCATATAAGTTAGTATGTAgtgaacataatattttatatagaagAATTCCCTTCTTTTGCCCAAAAGAAAAGGGAGATAGAACAAAGAAGTTTACTGTatacattgtttttcttttgtcaacaCTATGGAGATTATCTGACTAGACTTGATAAtcataattagttttattttaaggccCGTTAGTAAAGAACTGATAAATCTCATTTGTGTTAGTCAGttaaatatcataattgtaAACAATGTATGTATAGttggaatttaaaataactaataataaaattgtacacAGTTTGTAACCTAACGGGTTCTTATGTTTTGCAATCTGATGAAAATTTCCTTTTAACAAATAGCATGTACACTTGGTGCAATTAGTTATTTCAACGCAACATTTAGTTGTAATGTTAATGTAGAGAGTTGACATGTAAACAGAAACACTATGTgtgttaaattttatgtaagATTGATTTAATCAACTCAtgacttaaaaattaatagatataaGAGTGAgtgaaaataaactttgtatatatttcaatatataACGATTTAAGTAAATCTCTTAAGTAACTTATATTGAATTTCATTTGGCTGCCCTGAGATCTGAACAAGTAGTAGGTGCAAGTATGATGTGTACCGTAAAAAAAGTAGTTCTTCATGTTttggaaactatttaattaGAACAATCGCTTCACCTTTTACTATTTGATACAAAACGCATGGTATCAGTGAACATACGTAACTACAGTTAAACGGCTTCATA from Trichoplusia ni isolate ovarian cell line Hi5 chromosome 4, tn1, whole genome shotgun sequence includes the following:
- the LOC113492571 gene encoding bromodomain-containing protein 3-like isoform X1, coding for MPLSQKLDEPLVTIEIADSSTMQQAVDPLATTSTPTAEPVNGAPPDEPARRQGRMTNQLQFLQKNVMKAVWKHQFAWPFHQPVDAKKLNLPDYHKIIKKPMDLGTIKKRLESNYYYSAQECIQDFNTMFTNCYVYNKPGEDVVVMAQTLEKLFLNRIAQMDKEEKEIEAPSKGGGKGGVKKRGTLPGGAGLGAGATPTPAAPPAPRAAVKAMPPAPHPALVGSTNTTTTPAISAPPATPPATHTGLPQQVATQPSSFHVTQPPAPPVSTIPAVTLSQTQPAKVKKGVKRKADTTTPMGSSFEGGYTTPTIDQQSGPKPAKISTRRESGRQKKASRTGDDSFKMGGLSPTGAGASHHNVMTPQLAKSKEKLSDALKSCNEILKELFSKKHSGYAWPFYKPVDAELLGLHDYFDIIKKPMDLGTVKQKMDNRAYKTAAEFAADVRLIFTNCYKYNPPDHDVVAMARKLQDVFEMRYAKIPDEPVHVGVPHMDKGSSASSSESGSESDSESDDSEEERNNKVKLLEKELLALQEKMRKLVEESNNKKKAKKKVKDKQKKQVPNNAVPKANAAAAYAAKANNISENIAASTVRGKTGSKRGGGGGAGGKAGARAAALGKKKSAPPAAPPPPHPPPHVDTDDEDQAKPMSYDEKRQLSLDINKLPGDKLGKVVHIIQSREPSLRDSNPDEIEIDFETLKPSTLRELENYVASCLRKKTHRKVSGKSKDEQIAEKKQELEKRLQDVSGQLGTNKKQQQKKEGCKEALGGGMSSSSSSSDSSNSSSSTDTSSSDSSDSEAGTAPSRTPKKKPKKQHQHPPQVQKLVAPVAAAAVAATTIPVSAPMEVAAPAPVESKPAVAAPELAPPPAAELKEVAAPAPAVLPVPTPVPSHPATTIPDSSVAPIVREPEEQKPILKTEPRNGLDKVDSSQYIDPIERSLASLERSLKADVPMDVSIGVSESSLRLEEEFSLPKPQMMPDVAHQNLMAQLGGLTEVARVPDQIKTEMYLPPHNGFVDKMLHEREMLRPDVNTNLPGMTGVQPVSSIFDPIPSVPHSVIAQSHHNIPNTQCMITPAVKKEDIKPLLTPKPIEDLMGVSNMVSNNMSDRAKYEMEKKMEDSKNTNFAQAFKLKQEQNLKNASSWSSLAQAGSPQSIPTMGTNHQIKQKPVMDSFQAFKKQAKEKIDRQRALIEQQELRKKEQAERERQRQETERRHPDEEKMRVGQGVRKVESAEVASPRVSPVARASPPAAAAAAAAAAPDKPAASERERLRQREQERRRREAMAGQIDMNMQSDLMAAFEESL
- the LOC113492571 gene encoding bromodomain-containing protein 3-like isoform X2, with amino-acid sequence MPLSQKLDEPLVTIEIADSSTMQQAVDPLATTSTPTAEPVNGAPPDEPARRQGRMTNQLQFLQKNVMKAVWKHQFAWPFHQPVDAKKLNLPDYHKIIKKPMDLGTIKKRLESNYYYSAQECIQDFNTMFTNCYVYNKPGEDVVVMAQTLEKLFLNRIAQMDKEEKEIEAPSKGGGKGGVKKRGTLPGGAGLGAGATPTPAAPPAPRAAVKAMPPAPHPALVGSTNTTTTPAISAPPATPPATHTGLPQQVATQPSSFHVTQPPAPPVSTIPAVTLSQTQPAKVKKGVKRKADTTTPMGSSFEGGYTTPTIDQQSGPKPAKISTRRESGRQKKASRTGDDSFKMGGLSPTGAGASHHNVMTPQLAKSKEKLSDALKSCNEILKELFSKKHSGYAWPFYKPVDAELLGLHDYFDIIKKPMDLGTVKQKMDNRAYKTAAEFAADVRLIFTNCYKYNPPDHDVVAMARKLQDVFEMRYAKIPDEPVHVGVPHMDKGSSASSSESGSESDSESDDSEEERNNKVKLLEKELLALQEKMRKLVEESNNKKKAKKKVKDKQKKQVPNNAVPKANAAAAYAAKANNISENIAASTVRGKTGSKRGGGGGAGGKAGARAAALGKKKSAPPAAPPPPHPPPHVDTDDEDQAKPMSYDEKRQLSLDINKLPGDKLGKVVHIIQSREPSLRDSNPDEIEIDFETLKPSTLRELENYVASCLRKKTHRKVSGKSKDEQIAEKKQELEKRLQDVSGQLGTNKKQQQKKEGCKEALGGGMSSSSSSSDSSNSSSSTDTSSSDSSDSEAGTAPSRTPKKKPKKQHQHPPQVKLVAPVAAAAVAATTIPVSAPMEVAAPAPVESKPAVAAPELAPPPAAELKEVAAPAPAVLPVPTPVPSHPATTIPDSSVAPIVREPEEQKPILKTEPRNGLDKVDSSQYIDPIERSLASLERSLKADVPMDVSIGVSESSLRLEEEFSLPKPQMMPDVAHQNLMAQLGGLTEVARVPDQIKTEMYLPPHNGFVDKMLHEREMLRPDVNTNLPGMTGVQPVSSIFDPIPSVPHSVIAQSHHNIPNTQCMITPAVKKEDIKPLLTPKPIEDLMGVSNMVSNNMSDRAKYEMEKKMEDSKNTNFAQAFKLKQEQNLKNASSWSSLAQAGSPQSIPTMGTNHQIKQKPVMDSFQAFKKQAKEKIDRQRALIEQQELRKKEQAERERQRQETERRHPDEEKMRVGQGVRKVESAEVASPRVSPVARASPPAAAAAAAAAAPDKPAASERERLRQREQERRRREAMAGQIDMNMQSDLMAAFEESL
- the LOC113492571 gene encoding bromodomain-containing protein 3-like isoform X3, which gives rise to MQQAVDPLATTSTPTAEPVNGAPPDEPARRQGRMTNQLQFLQKNVMKAVWKHQFAWPFHQPVDAKKLNLPDYHKIIKKPMDLGTIKKRLESNYYYSAQECIQDFNTMFTNCYVYNKPGEDVVVMAQTLEKLFLNRIAQMDKEEKEIEAPSKGGGKGGVKKRGTLPGGAGLGAGATPTPAAPPAPRAAVKAMPPAPHPALVGSTNTTTTPAISAPPATPPATHTGLPQQVATQPSSFHVTQPPAPPVSTIPAVTLSQTQPAKVKKGVKRKADTTTPMGSSFEGGYTTPTIDQQSGPKPAKISTRRESGRQKKASRTGDDSFKMGGLSPTGAGASHHNVMTPQLAKSKEKLSDALKSCNEILKELFSKKHSGYAWPFYKPVDAELLGLHDYFDIIKKPMDLGTVKQKMDNRAYKTAAEFAADVRLIFTNCYKYNPPDHDVVAMARKLQDVFEMRYAKIPDEPVHVGVPHMDKGSSASSSESGSESDSESDDSEEERNNKVKLLEKELLALQEKMRKLVEESNNKKKAKKKVKDKQKKQVPNNAVPKANAAAAYAAKANNISENIAASTVRGKTGSKRGGGGGAGGKAGARAAALGKKKSAPPAAPPPPHPPPHVDTDDEDQAKPMSYDEKRQLSLDINKLPGDKLGKVVHIIQSREPSLRDSNPDEIEIDFETLKPSTLRELENYVASCLRKKTHRKVSGKSKDEQIAEKKQELEKRLQDVSGQLGTNKKQQQKKEGCKEALGGGMSSSSSSSDSSNSSSSTDTSSSDSSDSEAGTAPSRTPKKKPKKQHQHPPQVQKLVAPVAAAAVAATTIPVSAPMEVAAPAPVESKPAVAAPELAPPPAAELKEVAAPAPAVLPVPTPVPSHPATTIPDSSVAPIVREPEEQKPILKTEPRNGLDKVDSSQYIDPIERSLASLERSLKADVPMDVSIGVSESSLRLEEEFSLPKPQMMPDVAHQNLMAQLGGLTEVARVPDQIKTEMYLPPHNGFVDKMLHEREMLRPDVNTNLPGMTGVQPVSSIFDPIPSVPHSVIAQSHHNIPNTQCMITPAVKKEDIKPLLTPKPIEDLMGVSNMVSNNMSDRAKYEMEKKMEDSKNTNFAQAFKLKQEQNLKNASSWSSLAQAGSPQSIPTMGTNHQIKQKPVMDSFQAFKKQAKEKIDRQRALIEQQELRKKEQAERERQRQETERRHPDEEKMRVGQGVRKVESAEVASPRVSPVARASPPAAAAAAAAAAPDKPAASERERLRQREQERRRREAMAGQIDMNMQSDLMAAFEESL